Sequence from the Thermocoleostomius sinensis A174 genome:
AACTTATATAGCTCGACCTTATTAAATTGGTGCAGCCGAATCAGCCCCCGGGTATCGCGTCCATAGCTACCGGCCTCTCGTCGAAAGCAGGGCGTGTAGGCACAGTAGTGTTTGGGTAATTCTTCGGCCGATAGAATTTCGTCGCGATGCAGGCTAGTAATCGGAACTTCGGCGGTTGGGGTTAGCCACAGATCGTCTCGATCGCACTTAAAGCTTTCTTCGGCAAACTTGGGTAATTGACCAGACGCCGTTAGCGAGGCGGTGTTCACCAAAAACGGTGGCAGGATTTCCGTGTAGCCTGCTTCGATTTGACGATCGAGCATGAACTGAATCAACGCTCGTTCCAGTGCCGCTCCAGCCCCAATTAAGGTGACAAAGCGACTTTGAGCTATGCGGGTCGATCGTTCAAAATTAAAAATTCCCAGTTTCTCGCCAATTTCCCAATGCGGCAGAATATCGGCATGTTGGGGCAAATAGTCATCGCCCCAGCGCTTAAGCTCAACGTTATCCTCTTCATCTTTACCGATGGGTGTACTGTCGCTGGGCAAATTGGGAATCGTGAGCAGCAATGCCTCCAGTTGTGCCTTCAGCTCTCGCTCTTGTGGTTCCAGTTCACTTAATTGAGCTTTAACTTGATTGCCTTCCTCGCGCAGGGTTTGAACTTCGGCATCATCCGGTTTAGCTCCAGCTTTCATTCGTTGCCCTACTAGCTTGCCAATTTCATTACTGCGGGCTTGTAAGGCCGATCGACGAACCTCTAGGTCGCGCTGGTTTTGATCTAATTCTAAAATGGGGCTGAGGTCGAATGTGCCTCGGGATTTTAATCGGGCTTGAAAGTGTTCTGGATTTTCCCGTAACTGCTTGAGATCAATCACAACGGCTCCTCAAACTTTAGGCTGCGATCGGTTGCCAATACACCAGGATAACCTGGATTTGAGCCACTGAAATGCATAAAAGAGAAGGAAGCCAGGGCAACTGGATAAAAATCGCTGAACTCCAGAAGGCACGATGGGGCATTATTCCCTTGTTGGGGCATTATTCCCTTGTTGTCGATTCGCGATCGTTTTACTCCATTTGGGTTGCCCGTGTAACCAGCTTTACAAGCATAGTTCACCCCCACCCTTTCAGCAGAATTTAGGGAATACAACCACTATGAGCCTGACCATAATCAGTGCGATCGTATCAACTCATACCAATTTAGAGCTATGACTGCAACAGACGAGACCCCTCCCAATCTCCCCTTACTAAGAGGAGGTGCCACGGGCGGTTCAGTATCGACTAGAGCCAACCGCTGTCTTCAGAAGATCTAGCATTCTCTGGGCATCTTCTTGCCCCTCATCCCTCAATTTCTGCTCCCACACGGGGCGAAGGGACTTCAACGATCGAAGATTAAATTAGTTAGGCTGAATGAATTTATCAATTAAAATGTAAGGAATTGGCAGTAGAAACCAAATATAATCCCACCAGGAAGGGTTAATGAATACTACGCCAATTGTTAAAAATGAGAAAATAGGTTCGATCAAAGCGTAATAGAAAATAGAGTTGATTGTTTTTTGATCTAAGCTTGAATCAATTAGGCGATGATTTTGCGTAGCGTAGAGCCAACTGATCGCAGCTAGAAATCCAATGAATGCGGTATTGATGCTAAACCATATTTTGACGATCGTATTTTCAGAAAAATACATTGTAAGCGTATTGGAATACGGAATTAGAAACATCCCCATCAAATATAGTAATTGCAACCAAATATGTAGCTCATTCTCTCGTTTGTAAAATTTGAAACGTTTAGTGTGCTCAAACCAGTAGAAGCCCACCACAATGAAGGCGACAGCATACGCGCTAAGTGGTTGTAATTGAGACCATAGAAAATTAATAATTTCTTGATTGGCAAGCGATCGAGCCGCTTCAGGTTCCTGCAAAATTAAGAAATTTTGGGCCATGGCCAGTGCAAATAAAACATCAGCTACTCGTCCAAGGTGCATTAGCATGGTTTGGGGCGCTTGACCTGAAACCGCCTGATTATCTGTCGAAGGTTGATTCATCTTGTTTGTTTGCAGTTTAGTCTACTAAACCCGATCGTACGGCCAGTACTACCGCCTGAATGCGATGATTGACTCCGAACTTATTCAGGATATTACGCACATGGGTTTTGACCGTGCTAATACTAATGCAAAGGCTGGTAGCAATTTCTGGATTGCTGTATCCTTCTGCAAGCAGCTTAAGAACTTGCAGTTCACGGGCTGAGAGATTGGCTGAAAGATGCAAAGTAGACATAGTAAAAAACAAGCAATAAGAAGCTGAAATTAATCTTTGATTTGAATCCATTGAGAAACTAATTTAATTGATATCAGCTTAAATCGTGAATTATTAAAAAATCTATTCATCTATCAAATAGTGACTTGATTGCAAGCATCTAGTTGACGTTGTCGCATCAGCAAAAATAATGGTAGTGCAAGAGAAACTCCAACCAGTAAGTGACTGACAAGATACAGCCATAAGTGATTTATCTTTAACCGCTTTCCTTCAGAAAGGATAAATACCCAAAGCACGATTGATGTAACAATCAAATCCACACCAAAAAAACTAGAAATTCGGTTAGCAAACAATTGTTCTAAGAACAAATGACTATCAAAACCATGTTCTAGAAGAAAAGGAATGAGTTGCGTATACGGCAACGTAGTTCCCACAATGCAAAGCGCCCAATACACAATCACTAGCATTCTAAGTTTCTCCCACCAACTCACAGAATGAAGTTAGACAACGACTTTCGCTTGTAAGACAACCCTTATTTGAGGACTATAATATATATACGAAACTGTATCGTATTGAAAATAAAACGTCAATAGAGCTTTGCTTTTAGGTAGCAGTCAGTGCAGTGAATAGAAATGTATGGCTGAGTGCAACAGCCTGAGCGATGATGAAGAGATGAGCAAATCAACAAAAAGTGGAATCGGTCGTCCTCGCAGCATTGAAGCAGACCAAGCGATCCTGCAAGCAACATTAAGTCTGTTAGCCGAAGTTGGCTATCAGTCTATGAGCATAGAAGCGATCGCCGCTCGAGCTGGTGTAGGAAAAGCAACCATTTATCGGCGCTATTCTTCCAAAGAAGAACTAGTGGCCGACGCCCTTGAAAGTCAATTTGGTGAGGAAGAACCAATCCCTGATACAGGCAACTTTTGGCAGGATCTAGAAGCGGTGATTGGAAACGTTATTGAAGCCACGCTCACCGATTTGGGGCGTCAAACTATCGCTTTGATCATTAGTACAGCCTCCAGCAGCCCTCAGTTTGCCCAAATTTACTATGCGAAATACATTGCTCCTCATCGCGACGCTCTAGCCGTACTATTCGATCGCGCTACGCAACGGGGAGAAATTGAGCGGTCAATTGACGCTGAATTCTTTGTGGATTTAGTTGCCAGCTCTATCCTTTATGCCATTATGTTTAAGCCCACCCTTAGCACCATAGAGTCCCATATTCGCCGAGTCGTGAATTTAGCAATTCAGGGACAAGATACAGCAGAAGAACCAAGGAGCCGAGTAGAGGAGTGAATGGACAAAATGGACAATAAATCGTGAATCATCTGCATCTACTTATGCATTCCCTCTTCCCTATTTCCCCCCTCTATTTTCTCTCGCTTCACGCTTGAGTGAGGACTGGTTCCTGCGATCGCTGCTGTTGAGACGGTTGCTCTTCATCAGTACAATACACTTCGCAAGAATTGTTGGGGCTTTCGATCAGCTTTACTTTATAAAGTTTTGCGCCAATGTTCTGAATTGGTTGTTTCAATCGATCGCGAATATGCACAGCAATATTCTCTGCTGTTGGCACAACTTCCGCAAAATAGGGAATATCTTTGTTCAAAAAGGTGTGATCGAATGGTTCTACTACATATTCGTTAACAGCCTTTTCAAATTCATCAAGATCGGCAATCATGCCAGTTCGGGGATCGATTTCTCCTTTGATTGTTACTTCTAGATGATAGTTATGTCCATGTCCGTGCACACGAGCGCACTTACCATAGATCTCACTATTTTGCTCCAAGGTTAAATAGGGCAACGCCAGTCGATGTGCCGCGCTAAAGTGAGTACTGATCGTGAGATAAGCTTCCATACCGTTTCCTTCGTAGTCTGCCCAAAGTTCAGGATGTTCAACGAGTTGAATGCGGACTAACGGCAGATGATCTGCCAACCGATGCCAAATTACTCTAGCGATATTTTCAGTTGTGGGTAACGTTTCGCGAAACTCTGACCATGCCTCATTTAAATAGGAGAAATTAAGCTGGCTGATCACTTCGCGCTTAATCACCTGCTTCACATCTGACAGATTCAGCACCATGCCGTATCTATCTAGTTCTCCTTCCATCGAGACATATAGCACGTAGTTGTGCCCATGCCCAGGCGCTTTTGCGGTCAACCCAAAGCGGCGATCGTTTTCCTCATCACTCAATTCCGGCAGCCAATAGCGATGACTAGCAGAGAATTGTGCTCGTCGATTAATGATGCACTTCATGAAAGCCGTTAAGTTCTGTAAAGCCTCTTCCCCAGCATAACAGAATCCCAGGTCTTGCTGTGCCCTTTCCCCATCTACTCATCTCTCGTCCCCATTCCTCATCCATCCTTCTGCCCTGCATCAGCCCTTTCAGAACATAGTTGTTAATAGCACCAGAACTAGCGCTTCCGTCCATTCCACTGTTGCTCCATAGGTATCTCCTGTATGCCCACCCAGTTTGTGGTGAAACCAAGCGGGCACAATCAACGCGATCGCAAGACAGAATAATGGGTAAAGGATAGAAGAGAAGGGGGACAACAGGAACGGGAACCACATCGGCAAAGCACTTAGCCCCAACAGCAGCAGCAGTGAGGGCAGGGTGTTCCAAAGGGATGGAATCGCTTGTTTGTGAAATGCACCTTTGCCAGTAGGTTTGAGGTACGGGTAGCGGGCGATCGCAACTTGTTGGGCCCAGCGTCCCCACCCACATGCCAACAGCAACCCAAGCCAACGCCCTTGGGGTAGGTCAGCCAAAGCGGCCGTTTTCAGTAATAGCAGGGAAACGGCAGCCATCGCTCCAAAGGCTCCAGTTGCACTATCGGACATAACCTGTAAGCGGCGATCGGGATTGGTGACGGCCAAACCATCGGCAGTGTCCATTGCTCCATCAAGGTGTAGCCCACCTGTCAGGACAATCCAACTCACAACAACTACGGCACTACGAGTGAACAACGGCATCCCCATAACAGCCAACCCCTGATCTAAACCTCCCAACACCCCCCCGATCATTAGTCCAACAATGGGTGCCAGTTTAGATACCGTTTGAAATTCCCCATTCTCAGCCATGGACAGCGGAATTGCTGTGTAAAACACGATCGCCGCTACGAACCTAGACCAAATCATCATCGGAAATTACGGAGAAGCGTATTATTTGTGACTAAATGACACGCATTAGCTTCAGCATTTTGGCTGAATTTCTTATGCATGATTACCGCGATAATAATATCGAAGGAGCCTTTTAACTCTAGACCAGGTCGGCAACGCTGAATAACTTTCTTGAAACTTGCTAGAAGCCGCCCGGAATTCTCAGGTTAATATGGTTTTGTGTTCTACCGTTTCAAGTAAATTTTAATTAGATTGGTTTATGTCTTGTTTTAAAACCTCAGTTACCGTTCAGCTTTTTACGACATTCCAACCTGTTGCGGAGAACGTCTGAAACCAAGCATTCAGTATTTATTTGGCAAGCTATCGTCTAGCAACGCCGCATCAAACTTTTTTAAAGCAGTTCTGGAGTGTGCTCTGGTGGGTGTGCTATTAAGTGTAATGGGATAGTCAGTTAAACGTAGGTTTTTTTCAGAAGCAAGTATCCAGTTCAGCCTCATCCCGGAGCAGTTAGAACAAATTTCAGTGCTTCTGTTTGAGCACTGATGAAGCTAAAAGCGGCGATCGTTGCTTGTGAAGCGTTTTTAATTCCGTTCACCTGTTATCCTACGCGACCTGAGGTTTGCGACTTAAAGGCATTTTTTCTATGAGTCACGATCAACTTTCTGCCAATAAACAGTTACCTGCGCCCTGTATTGTTGATACAGGCATTGTTGTCGGCAAACAGGATATTCAACGACTGCTCAGTGATTTGACTCGTGTGCGCTACTGCTACAGCCAAGACATGACTCAGTTGGCGGCTGGAGAAGGGTGTATTCTAGAAGTCTTTGCCGATCCACAGCGATCGACTTTAGTGGCAAACCATGCGCTTTACATCAACGTCTGTAGTTTTGACTATTTGGAACTAGAGATTCTACCCGATCAACAAGCTTGCTTTCGGTTAACGCAAGATAACTGCCAACTGCAACTCATTCCCCTGTCCAATCCACTTCAAGAACACACCTCCCGCAACTTCAACATTGCAACCTTGGAGGCTGTCATTGCGGATGTCTTGTCGGCCAATTGGGATATGCAGCTTGACGATGAGGAAAATTTTTCTATGTAAAAATTGAAATCATGTAGATTGAGATATCGATCGCCGAACACTAAGGCGATTCAGCTAATTTAACCTGTCCACCCTCCGCCTTCCACTTCTACCCCAACGTTGACGCCTTCTTTTTCCTTCCATCTTCAAGCTCAATGTAGCCACACTCATGCTCGTGCTGGTTGTTTTACAACACCCCATGGTGTGGTGGAAACCCCTCGATTTATGCCAGTTGGAACCCTGGCTAATGTAAAGACCTTAACGCCAGCACAGGTCGAGGCCACCGGGGCGCAGATGATTTTGGCAAATACCTATCACCTACATCTTCAGCCCGGAGAAACCATCGTCTCTAAGGCAGGTGGCCTTCACTCGTTTATGAACTGGCGTGGCCCTATCCTCACAGATTCAGGCGGATTTCAGGTGTTTAGCCTCAGCGAAATTCGATCAATCGCTGAAGACGGGGTGACGTTTCGATCGCCTAAGGATGGTCAATTCATTCATCTCA
This genomic interval carries:
- the serS gene encoding serine--tRNA ligase, translating into MIDLKQLRENPEHFQARLKSRGTFDLSPILELDQNQRDLEVRRSALQARSNEIGKLVGQRMKAGAKPDDAEVQTLREEGNQVKAQLSELEPQERELKAQLEALLLTIPNLPSDSTPIGKDEEDNVELKRWGDDYLPQHADILPHWEIGEKLGIFNFERSTRIAQSRFVTLIGAGAALERALIQFMLDRQIEAGYTEILPPFLVNTASLTASGQLPKFAEESFKCDRDDLWLTPTAEVPITSLHRDEILSAEELPKHYCAYTPCFRREAGSYGRDTRGLIRLHQFNKVELYKFVHPDTSEAEHQTLLQDAEAILQALKLPYRVIELCTGDLGFASTKTYDLEVWLPSSGKYREISSCSNCRDFQARRGNIRFKEAGKKGTQFVHTLNGSGLAVGRTMAAILENYQQPDGTVQIPEVLQPYFKGRKTL
- a CDS encoding TMEM175 family protein translates to MNQPSTDNQAVSGQAPQTMLMHLGRVADVLFALAMAQNFLILQEPEAARSLANQEIINFLWSQLQPLSAYAVAFIVVGFYWFEHTKRFKFYKRENELHIWLQLLYLMGMFLIPYSNTLTMYFSENTIVKIWFSINTAFIGFLAAISWLYATQNHRLIDSSLDQKTINSIFYYALIEPIFSFLTIGVVFINPSWWDYIWFLLPIPYILIDKFIQPN
- a CDS encoding DUF2834 domain-containing protein, producing MLVIVYWALCIVGTTLPYTQLIPFLLEHGFDSHLFLEQLFANRISSFFGVDLIVTSIVLWVFILSEGKRLKINHLWLYLVSHLLVGVSLALPLFLLMRQRQLDACNQVTI
- a CDS encoding TetR/AcrR family transcriptional regulator, whose amino-acid sequence is MSKSTKSGIGRPRSIEADQAILQATLSLLAEVGYQSMSIEAIAARAGVGKATIYRRYSSKEELVADALESQFGEEEPIPDTGNFWQDLEAVIGNVIEATLTDLGRQTIALIISTASSSPQFAQIYYAKYIAPHRDALAVLFDRATQRGEIERSIDAEFFVDLVASSILYAIMFKPTLSTIESHIRRVVNLAIQGQDTAEEPRSRVEE
- a CDS encoding 6-carboxytetrahydropterin synthase, with translation MKCIINRRAQFSASHRYWLPELSDEENDRRFGLTAKAPGHGHNYVLYVSMEGELDRYGMVLNLSDVKQVIKREVISQLNFSYLNEAWSEFRETLPTTENIARVIWHRLADHLPLVRIQLVEHPELWADYEGNGMEAYLTISTHFSAAHRLALPYLTLEQNSEIYGKCARVHGHGHNYHLEVTIKGEIDPRTGMIADLDEFEKAVNEYVVEPFDHTFLNKDIPYFAEVVPTAENIAVHIRDRLKQPIQNIGAKLYKVKLIESPNNSCEVYCTDEEQPSQQQRSQEPVLTQA
- the cobS gene encoding adenosylcobinamide-GDP ribazoletransferase, whose amino-acid sequence is MMIWSRFVAAIVFYTAIPLSMAENGEFQTVSKLAPIVGLMIGGVLGGLDQGLAVMGMPLFTRSAVVVVSWIVLTGGLHLDGAMDTADGLAVTNPDRRLQVMSDSATGAFGAMAAVSLLLLKTAALADLPQGRWLGLLLACGWGRWAQQVAIARYPYLKPTGKGAFHKQAIPSLWNTLPSLLLLLGLSALPMWFPFLLSPFSSILYPLFCLAIALIVPAWFHHKLGGHTGDTYGATVEWTEALVLVLLTTMF